In the Colletotrichum lupini chromosome 1, complete sequence genome, one interval contains:
- a CDS encoding SelR domain-containing protein: MIPRCGDAVPLWRDLYPRALSLDPRGPSHCRTTPRRKSLTQQVALSFSLATATNHWTTRAPICHSCPPLPHFSPLVLKNCSMRFSPFLSTLVYTFSNFSRVRAAQSLGTQAPLAANRQLRASMPSIPFLGALFGSSASQQDKMSYPDKRSDDEWRAVLNKEQFRILREKGTEPPGSGKFDKHYPSEGVYACAGCEAPLYKATHKFKSGCGWPAYFDSLPGAVVRHEDRMFGMTRTEIVCANCGGHLGHVFKGEGFDTPTDERHCVNSVSLTFAPEEKKGGEGSAEGAKGESKV, from the exons ATGATTCCACGCTGTGGCGATGCAGTGCCGCTGTGGCGGGACCTCTATCCAAGAGCTCTGAGCCTGGACCCCCGGGGACCTTCGCACTGCAGAACCACACCCCGCCGAAAGTCGTTGACGCAACAGGTCGCCCTCAGCTTCTCACTGGCCACAGCTACAAATCATTGGACAACCCGAGCTCCGATTTGTCACTCTTGCCCTCCACTGCCTCACTTCTCACCCCTCGTCCT AAAGAATTGCTCAATGCGATTCTCACCCTTCCTCTCAACCCTCGTCTACACCTTTTCCAACTTTTCCCGCGTCCGCGCCGCGCAGTCCCTCGGCACCCAGGCGCCCCTCGCAGCGAACCGCCAGCTCCGCGCTTCCATGCCCTCGATCCCGTTCCTGGGCGCTCTGTTTGGATCTTCCGCTTCGCAGCAGGATAAGATGTCGTACCCCGATAAGAGATCTGACGATGAGTGGCGGGCTGTTTTGAACAAGG AGCAATTCCGCATCCTCCGCGAAAAGGGCACCGAACCCCCCGGCTCCGGCAAGTTCGACAAGCACTACCCTTCCGAGGGCGTCTACGCCTGCGCCGGCTGCGAGGCCCCGCTCTACAAGGCCACACACAAGTTCAAGTCGGGCTGCGGCTGGCCGGCCTACTTTGACTCGTTGCCGGGCGCCGTCGTCCGCCACGAGGACCGCATGTTCGGCATGACGCGCACCGAGATTGTGTGCGCCAACTGCGGCGGGCACCTGGGTCACGTCTTCAAGGGGGAAGGGTTTGACACCCCGACGGACGAGAGGCACTGTGTTAACAGTGTCAGTTTGACGTTTGCGccggaggagaagaagggtgGGGAGGGGAGTGCTGAGGGGGCGAAGGGGGAGAGTAAGGTTTGA
- a CDS encoding lactoylglutathione lyase yields the protein MAATTDVKNYKFNHSMIRVKDPKASVKFYETLGMKVIKQIQQPEAKFDLYFLAYDSPNARSAGNGTFDREGIIELTHNYGTENDPEYKINNGNTEPHRGFGHTCISVDNIQAACQRLEDAGYAFKKKLTDGKMRHIAFVLDPDQYWVEIIGQKPIEQTESITTTDVTTYRMNHTMLRVKDYEKSLKFYQDVLGMTLIRKNEASDFTLFFLAYGDLKEGESQAQREGILELTWNHGTEKDESFSYHNGNDQPQGFGHICVTVDNIDAACARFEELKCNWKKRLTDGRMKNVAFLLDPDNYWVEVVQNEKFAGKANF from the exons ATGGCTGCCACGACGGATGTCAAGAACTACAAGTTCAACCACTCGA TGATCCGAGTGAAGGACCCCAAGGCTTCGG TCAAGTTCTACGAGACCCTCGGTATGAAGGTCATCAAGCAGATCCAGCAGCCCGAGGCCAAGTTCGACCTCTACTTTTTGGCTTACGACTCGCCCAACGCGCGGTCCGCCGGCAACGGCACGTTCGACCGTGAGGGCATCATCGAGCTGACGCACAACTACGGCACCGAGAATGATCCCGAGTACAAGATCAACAACGGCAACACGGAGCCGCACCGCGGGTTCGGGCACACGTGCATCAGCGTCGACAACATCCAGGCGGCGTGCCAGCGCCTCGAGGACGCCGGATACGCGTTCAAGAAGAAGCTGACGGACGGCAAGATGCGGCACATTGCGTTCGTATTGGATCCCGATCAGTACTGGGTTGAGATTATCGGCCAGAAGCCGATTGAGCAGACGGAGAGTATCACCACCACGGATGTGACCACCTACAGAATG AACCACACGATGCTCCGCGTCAAGGACTACGAAAAGTCGCTCAAGTTCTACCAGGACGTCCTGGGCATGACGCTGATCCGCAAGAACGAGGCCAGCGACTTCACCCTCTTCTTCCTGGCCTACGGCGACCTCAAGGAGGGCGAGAGCCAGGCGCAGCGCGAGGGCATCCTCGAGCTGACCTGGAACCACGGCACCGAGAAGGACGAGAGCTTCAGCTACCACAACGGCAACGACCAGCCCCAGGGTTTCGGTCACATTT GCGTCACGGTTGACAACATTGACGCCGCGTGCGCGCGTTTCGAGGAGTTGAAGTGCAACTGGAAGAAGCGCCTCACCGACGGCCGCATGAAGAATGTTGCTTTCTTGTTGGATCCTGATAACTACTGGGTCGAGGTTGTCCAGAATGAGAAGTTTGCTGGCAAAGCCAACTTTTAA
- a CDS encoding endonuclease/Exonuclease/phosphatase produces MKLTSLFLSAAGAASALTIAEISGNKFLSPYKDQSVTNVTGLVLAKGPAGIWIRSMTPDDDAATSEALYVYGSTVGANLTVGDLITLDGKIQEYRSATNYIYLTELSSPKNVIVVSKGNAVTPLVIGVDTLPPPTEQYSGLDGGDVYAVPNAVANISTENPVLNPALYGLDFWESLSGELVTIKSPVGISRPNQYGDTWVIGDWPVTGRNAHGGLTMSDKDSNPEAIIIGSPLDGTKNPESKMGDELTEITGIVTNAFGFYRILPLTGITIAKNATNNAPATTLVSRGDCRGITVGDYNVENLSPTVAHLPSVAAHIVDYLKTPDLVFVQEIQDDNGATNNGVVSSNVTLSTLTAAIETKSGVAYDWVVIDPVDGKDGGQPGGNIRVAYLYKPDVVELYKPNPGGALDANEVLEGPALKYNPGRIDPTNTAWDASRKPLVAQWRAVNGPANKTFFTVNVHFASKGGSSSLHGDPRPPVNGVVNPRIEQAKITGSFIAEILALDANARIITAGDFNEFAFVEPLKVFASTSGLIDLDEAVGVPVEERYTYVYDMNAQELDHMFVSPALANKNGTAYEHIHVNSWELYDDLVSDHDPSVALFNVCGC; encoded by the exons ATGAAGCTCACCTCCCTCTTCCTCTccgccgccggcgccgccTCGGCCTTGACCATTGCCGAGATCAGCGGCAACAAGTTCCTCTCCCCGTACAAGGACCAGTCCGTGACCAACGTCACCGGTCTTGTTCTCGCAAAGGGACCCGCCGGAATCTGGATCCGCTCGATGACACCCGACGATGACGCTGCCACCTCCGAGGCGCTCTACGTCTACGGCAGCACCGTCGGCGCGAACTTGACCGTGGGCGACCTCATCACTCTGGATGGAAAGATCCAGGAGTACAG GTCCGCCACGAACTACATCTACCTCACAGAGCTCAGTTCCCCCAAGAACGTCATTGTCGTTTCAAAGGGTAACGCGGTCACCCCGCTCGTCATCGGCGTCGACACCCTGCCCCCGCCGACGGAGCAGTACAGCGGTCTCGACGGCGGCGACGTCTACGCTGTCCCCAACGCCGTCGCCAACATCTCCACCGAGAACCCCGTCCTCAACCCGGCCCTCTACGGCCTCGACTTCTGGGAGTCGCTGAGCGGCGAGCTCGTCACAATCAAGAGCCCCGTTGGCATCTCTCGCCCCAACCAGTACGGCGACACCTGGGTCATTGGCGACTGGCCCGTCACCGGCCGCAATGCGCACGGCGGTCTCACCATGTCTGACAAGG ACTCCAACCCCGAGGCCATCATCATCGGCTCCCCCCTCGACGGCACAAAGAACCCCGAGTCCAAGATGGGCGACGAGCTCACCGAGATCACCGGCATCGTCACAAACGCTTTCGGCTTCTACCGCATCCTCCCCCTGACCGGCATCACAATCGCAAAGAACGCCACCAACAACGCGCCCGCCACCACCCTCGTCAGCCGCGGCGACTGCAGAGGCATCACAGTCGGCGACTACAACGTCGAGAACCTCTCCCCGACCGTCGCCCACCTCCCCTCCGTCGCCGCTCACATTGTGGACTACCTCAAGACCCCCGACCTCGTCTTCGTCCAAGAGATCCAAGACGACAACGGCGCCACCAACAACGGCGTCGTCTCCTCCAACGTAACCCTCTCTACCCTCACGGCAGCCATCGAGACCAAGTCCGGTGTCGCGTACGACTGGGTCGTCATCGACCCCGTCGACGGCAAGGACGGCGGCCAGCCGGGCGGCAACATCCGCGTCGCGTACCTCTACAAGCCCGACGTCGTCGAGCTCTACAAGCCGAACCCGGGCGGCGCCCTCGACGCCAACGAGGTCCTCGAGGGCCCCGCGCTCAAGTACAACCCGGGCCGCATCGACCCCACCAACACCGCGTGGGACGCCAGCCGCAAGCCCCTCGTTGCGCAGTGGCGCGCCGTTAATGGGCCCGCGAACAAGACCTTCTTCACTGTCAACGTGCACTTTGCGTCCAAGGGCGGTTCCTCGTCTCTGCACGGCGACCCCCGTCCTCCCGTCAACGGCGTCGTGAACCCGCGTATCGAGCAGGCCAAGATCACCGGC TCCTTCATCGCCGAGATCCTCGCCCTCGACGCAAACGCCCGCATCATCACCGCCGGCGACTTCAACGAATTCGCCTTCGTCGAGCCCCTCAAAGTCTTTGCCTCCACCTCGGGCCTCATCGACCTCGACGAGGCCGTCGGCGTCCCCGTCGAGGAGCGCTACACCTACGTCTACGACATGAACGCGCAGGAGCTGGATCACATGTTTGTCAGCCCCGCGCTGGCGAACAAGAACGGCACCGCGTACGAGCACATCCACGTCAACTCGTGGGAGCTGTATGATGATCTTGTTAGCGATCATGATCCTTCTGTTGCGCTGTTCAATGTTTGTGGGTGTTAG